A DNA window from Dunckerocampus dactyliophorus isolate RoL2022-P2 chromosome 17, RoL_Ddac_1.1, whole genome shotgun sequence contains the following coding sequences:
- the prrc1 gene encoding protein PRRC1 codes for MMEESGIETTPPSSPTPSGGAAAPASSPPLNMGLSSPIPPVGTSAVCITSPSVSGPPPPGPPHPAFSSPMAPPSIFPPPSSLAPPFSTTSPFPSLPSMSVPPLASSAGPPAMSSGAPPVGPPISNYFMNAGYDITRGHAGRTPQTPLMPTFSSPSSISGIVSNPMVQQPVMTGGLDVRSPITFPEEQEDPRVAADNSGGGIWGFFKGVAGNPVVKTVLDKTKHSVESMITTLDPGMAPYIKSGGDIDIVVTCDKEAKVDAVRDAFQEVFGMAMVTGENGLSNIAPQPVGYAAGLKGAQERIDSLRRSGVIHEKQPVVSLESFIAELFPDKWFDIGCVILEDPGYNIKVEVFTQAIPLALEHVQQAQSLTPPDYSLRWSGLTVTVGEILERNLPNINRTEWHLAMTGMTQRQMIQSAARALAGIYKQRLPPRTT; via the exons ATGATGGAAGAGAGTGGGATTGAGACTACACCTCCAAGCAGCCCTACACCTAGTGGGGGTGCAGCAGCTCCAGCCAGCTCTCCACCATTGAACATGG GTCTGTCGAGCCCCATTCCTCCTGTAGGCACCAGTGCAGTGTGCATTACTTCCCCCTCAGTCAGTGGTCCTCCCCCACCTGGTCCCCCCCATCCTGCTTTTAGCAGCCCCATGGCTCCACCGTCCATTTTTCCTCCGCCATCTTCACTTGCTCCTCCTTTCAGCACCACCTCTCCCTTCCCCTCACTACCCTCCATGTCTGTGCCCCCCCTGGCCTCTTCCGCTGGACCACCTGCCATGTCTTCTGGTGCACCCCCTGTTGGCCCGcctatttccaactatttcatgaACGCAGGATATGATATCACACGGGGTCATGCTGGTCGAACACCACAGACACCGCTGATGCCAACATTCTCCAGCCCTTCCTCTATTTCAG GTATAGTGTCCAACCCCATGGTTCAGCAGCCTGTCATGACAGGAGGTTTGGATGTCAGATCCCCTATCACGTTTCCGGAGGAGCAGGAAGATCCCAGAGTCGCTGCAGACAATTCTGGTGGAGGAATATGGGGTTTTTTCAAG GGAGTTGCAGGGAACCCTGTCGTAAAAACGGTCCTGGATAAGACCAAACATTCTGTAGAGTCTATGATCACTACTCTGGATCCCGGCATGGCTCCATATATTA AGTCTGGAGGGGACATTGACATTGTGGTGACTTGCGATAAAGAGGCGAAAGTTGATGCAGTCCGAGATGCCTTTCAGGAGGTGTTTGGGATGGCCATGGTCACAGGGGAAAATGGTCTGTCCAACATTGCCCCACAGCCTGTGGGCTACGCAGCTGGGCTGAAG GGAGCTCAGGAGCGCATTGATAGTCTCAGAAGATCCGGTGTGATCCATGAGAAGCAGCCAGTGGTCTCTCTAGAAAGCTTTATTGCTGAGCTCTTTCCTGACAA GTGGTTTGACATTGGTTGTGTGATCCTGGAAGACCCCGGCTATAACATCAAAGTGGAAGTCTTCACTCAGGCTATTCCTCTGGCTCTGGAACATGTCCAGCAG GCGCAGTCCCTGACCCCTCCAGACTACAGCCTTCGCTGGTCCGGTCTTACAGTGACAGTGGGTGAGATCCTGGAGCGCAATCTGCCCAACATCAATAGAACAGAATGGCATTTGGCCATGACGGGGATGACACAAAGGCAGATGATCCAGAGTGCTGCCAGAGCCTTGGCTGGAATCTACAAACAGAGGCTGCCACCCAGAACTACATGA